The following are encoded together in the Misgurnus anguillicaudatus chromosome 14, ASM2758022v2, whole genome shotgun sequence genome:
- the tbl1xr1a gene encoding F-box-like/WD repeat-containing protein TBL1XR1a produces MSISSDEVNFLVYRYLQESGFSHSAFTFGIESHISQSNINGALVPPAALISIIQKGLQYVEAEVSINEDGTLFDGRPIESLSLIDAVMPDVVQTRQQAYRDKLAQQQAAAAPSATSTNMQGNAKNGENTANGEENGAHALPNNHADMMEVDVDVEIPQNKAMVLRGHESEVFICAWNPVSDLLASGSGDSTARIWNLSENSSSSSTQLVLRHCIREGGQDVPSNKDVTSLDWNSEGTLLATGSYDGFARIWTKDGNLASTLGQHKGPIFALKWNKKGNFILSAGVDKTTIIWDAHTGEAKQQFPFHSAPALDVDWQSNNTFASCSTDMCIHVCKLGQDRPIKTFQGHTNEVNAIKWDPTGNLLASCSDDMTLKIWSMKQDTCVHDLQAHSKEIYTIKWSPTGPGTNNPNANLMLASASFDSTVRLWDVDRGICIHTLTKHQEPVYSVAFSPDGRHLASGSFDKCVHIWNTQTGALVHSYRGTGGIFEVCWNAAGDKVGASASDGSVCVLDLRK; encoded by the exons ATGAGTATTAGCAGCGATGAGGTCAACTTCCTGGTGTATAGATACCTGCAGGAGTCAG GGTTTTCCCACTCGGCCTTCACATTCGGCATCGAGAGCCACATCAGTCAGTCCAACATCAACGGCGCCTTAGTGCCCCCTGCTGCACTGATCTCCATCATTCAGAAGGGCCTGCAGTATGTAGAAGCTGAAGTCAGCATTAATGAG GATGGCACACTGTTCGATGGGCGGCCGATTGAGTCTCTGTCATTGATCGATGCGGTGATGCCCGATGTTGTACAGACCCGACAGCAGGCGTACAGAGACAAACTGGCCCAGCAGCAGGCCGCCGCCGCACCCTCCGCGACAAGCACTAACATGCAGGGTAACGCCAAAAACGGAGAGAACACCGCAAATGGAGAGGAGAACGGTGCTCACGCCTTACCTA ATAACCATGCAGACATGATGGAGGTGGATGTTGACGTAGAGATCCCTCAGAATAAAGCCATGGTGCTGAGAGGTCACGAGTCAGAGGTCTTCATCTGTGCCTGGAACCCTGTTAGTGATCTGCTCGCATCTGG GTCCGGGGATTCCACGGCACGGATCTGGAATCTGAGCGAAAACAGCAGCAGCTCCTCCACGCAGCTCGTCCTCAGGCACTGCATACGGGAAGGCGGCCAAGACGTACCCAGCAACAAAGACGTCACATCGCTAGACTGGAAC AGTGAAGGTACGCTATTAGCCACAGGCTCTTATGACGGCTTCGCAAGAATATGGACAAAAGATG GTAATCTGGCGAGTACACTGGGTCAACATAAAGGTCCGATATTTGCGTTAAAATGGAACAAAAAAGGAAACTTCATCCTCAGTGCTGGTGTTGATAAG ACAACAATCATTTGGGATGCTCACACAGGAGAGGCCAAACAGCAGTTCCCATTTCATTCAG CACCGGCTCTGGATGTGGACTGGCAGAGCAACAACACGTTCGCCTCCTGTAGCACAGATATGTGCATCCATGTGTGCAAACTGGGCCAGGACCGGCCCATCAAGACATTCCAAGGACACACA AACGAAGTTAATGCAATCAAATGGGATCCGACAGGCAACCTGCTGGCATCGTGTTCTGATGACATGACTCTGAAG ATCTGGAGTATGAAACAGGACACTTGCGTTCACGATTTACAAGCTCACAGCAAAGAAATCTACACTATCAAATGGAGCCCGACAGGTCCAGGAACCAACAACCCCAACGCCAATCTTATGCTGGCCAG TGCTTCCTTTGACTCCACTGTTCGGCTTTGGGACGTAGATCGAGGCATCTGCATCCACACACTAACCAAACACCAGGAGCCCGTGTACAGCGTGGCCTTCAGCCCTGACGGACGCCATCTAGCCAGCGGCTCTTTCGACAAATGTGTCCATATCTGGAACACACAG ACTGGTGCTTTAGTCCATAGCTACAGAGGAACAGGGGGCATTTTTGAAGTTTGCTGGAACGCAGCAGGAGACAAAGTAGGAGCAAGTGCGTCGGACGGCTCT GTTTGTGTATTAGATCTGCGGAAATAG